ACAGTCCCATGTTGCAGGCAACCGCATCAAAGGTACCATCCGCGACCGGAAGCGCCTGCGCGTCAGCAATATCAAAATTCAAACCGGGAAAGCGGCGTCTTGCGGCATCAATCATCCCTGCGGCATAGTCCACCCCCGTGACCTCCGCCTCCAGCGCCGCCGCAGCACCCGCGACATAACCGGGACCACAGGCCACATCCAGCAACCGCATGCCGGGGCGCAACCCCAATGCGTCAAGCAATGCAGGAACGATCTGCAAGGTCACCCGTGCGGTATGAGTGGCATAAACCTCTGCCCTCTCATGCCAGCCGGTCCGTTCAGCGTTTATGAATGCATCATATGTCATATTGGCAAATAGGGCCGCAAACGCGGCCCTACCTTTTTGCTACATGCGTTTATTGCATTGCCTTGAAGCCGTCGACGATGGCCGCGCCATCCTCACCTGCTGCTTCAAGCCATTCAGAGGTCATGGTCGCACCGATCTCGCGCAGACCAGACATCAGCGTCTCGCCCGCTGGACCAACGGTCATGCCACCTTCGGCCAAACCATCCATGGTGAACTTGGTATAATCTTTGGACGCCTGCAAACCACGCGCTGCCGCTTCATCTGCACAGCTTGTGATCGCCGCTTTGTTGGCGTCAGACACATCCGTCCAAACGTCGTTGTTCACCATCACATAGTTATAGGGCAACCAGGCATCGACCTCATAGAAATGTGACAGGCTTTCCCAGACCTTGCGATCGTAACCCGTCGCACCGGAGGAGACCATCGACTCTGCCACACCAGTGGCAAAGGCTTGTGAAAGCTCCGCCGCTTCAATGGTCACGGGCAACATGCCAGTCAGTTCCGCCAGACGGGCCGTGGCCGCATTATAAGAGCGGAATTTGGTGCCAGCCATGTCCTCAACACTGTTCACTTCTTTGTTGAAGTACAGACCCTGTGGCGGCCATGGTACGGCGTAAAGCATGGTTAGGTTCTGCTCGGCCAGCACCTCGTCCAGCTTGGGCTTGGCTGCTTTGAACAGCTTGGCACTGTCGTCGAATGACGGCGCGAGGAAGGGCACAGAATCAAAGCCGAAAACGGCATTTTCATTCTGGTGGCCGGACAGCAAACGCTCGCCGATTTGCACCTGACCTGTCTGGATCGCCCGTTTGATATCCGCGCCTGCAAACAGCGACCCGCCCGCATGTACGGTGATTTCAATATCGCCGTTGGTGCCAGCTGCAACGCAATTGGCAAATTCAACGCCATTCTCGGAATGGAAGTTGGAGGCGGAATAAGCCATCGGCATATCCCATTTTTCACCCGCCATCACAGGCAATGCGCCACTCAGCGCCACAGCGGCAGTTGCCACACCTGTCATCAGTTTTGTTGTCAGTTTCATTGTCGTCTCCCTTTTGATTTTGGTCTTCATCCGTCTAAGTCTTCGTTGAAAAGCGTTGCGGGTGATAAGGCGCAAGATCGGTATTCACCTGCGCCCCCGCGATCAGCCCGGCAACCAAACGCCCTGTCTTTGGGCCACCGGTGAGGCCGATGTGATGATGGCCGAAGGCGGTATACACCTTGGTGTCACCCACCTGCCCGATCAACGGCAGGCTGTCGCTGGTGGCCGGACGATGGCCCAGCCATTCCACCTCGGATTTGGCTTTGAGGTTCGGAAAAGCCTTGGCCGCATGACGCCGCAAAAATGCCAGCGGAGCTTTCGATGCCCTTGCCTCAAGCCCGCCGAATTCGACGATACCGGCACAGCGCACACCTTGCTCCATCGGCGTTGCCACGAATTTGCCGCTGGCAACCATGGTCGGGCGCGCGGGACCACCTGTCGCATCCTCAAACACAATGTGATAGCCACGCTCCGATTCCAGCGGTACGTTCAGGCCCAGTTTGGCCATCATCGGTTTTGACCAGACACCCGTGGCCAGCACCACCTCTGTGCAGTGCACCGTGCCTTGGGTGGTGTGAACCGCTGACACCGCGCCGCCGCTCAAGTCGAAATCCTTGACCTCTGCCTGCAAAATCGTGCCGCCCATCCCCTCAAACGCTTGCGCCAGCGCCTGAACATAGCCACCGGGACTGCGGATAAACCCGTGGTTTTTCATGATCGCCATAAAGCCAAGGTCCGGGCCCAGCGCCGGTTCATAGTCGCGCACCTCCTGCCCTTCGATCAGCATCGGGGTAAACCCGGCCTCTTTACGCAGCGCCCAAGTATAACTTTCAGCTTCAAACGCAGCGCGGTTAGCATAGGCAAAACAATAGTCGCTTTCGCTGACCCAATCACCCAGCCCCAGATCATCACAGAGGCTTTTGTGCTGCTCGACCGCGTCACCCACAATCGGGGTCAACCCCTGTGCGATGCGCCGCGTATCCGCGTCATTGGCGTGGGCCACATATTTGCGCAGCCACGGCAGCAGCTTGGGCAGATAGCCCCAGCGCATGAACAACGGGAAATCCGGGTTCAGCAACATGCCCGGTGCCTTGGTGATCAGACCGGGGCTGGTGACGGGCACCATTGCACAGGCTGCCAGCACACCCGCGTTGCCATGGGACGTGCCCGACCCCGGCGCGCCACGGTCAATGACCGTGACGTCAATGCCAGCACGGCGCAGCCATATCGCGGTAGAAACACCAACGATCCCCGCCCCTATGACAGCAACATGGCGCGTCATCCGCACACCTCAAGTCTGAAATGGTTTTGCAATTTTGATTCTCCCCAGCGGCATCATGCCATGGAATTACCAAACATCAACAAAATGTTTACAAATTGTCATCGTTTTCATTTTCCCTTGTTCCACGCCCCTCGGCTGCGCAATAGTTCCGCCACAGCCAAAGGATTGAACATGCAGGAAAACACCCCGGCGAACTTGGGAATATTGATGCTCGATACCCGTTTCCCACGCATCCTCGGGGATGTCGGAAATGCGCAAACCTGGCCCTTTCCCGTCCGCTACGGCGTGGTGAAAGACGCGACGCCACAGGCGATTGTCTGCGATGACATCGAACCTTTTGTACAATCCTTCATTGATATTGGACGTGATCTGGTGGCCCAGGGGTGCCGGGGCATCGCAACCACCTGTGGTTTTCTGGCGCTGATCCGTCCCAGGCTGGCGGCCGCATTGGGCGTTCCGGTCGCGGCCTCGGCACTGGAGCAGGCCGGGCAAATCGCCCCCATGCTGGCACCAGATCAGCGGCTGGGCGTGCTGACCATTTCTGCCACGACATTGACCCCCGCGCATCTGACGGCCGCAGGTGTACCGGCAGGGACACCGATACAGGGGATGGAGGGCAGCAGTTTCGCAACCTCAATCCTTGGCAATAAAACAACGCTGGATGTGACCGCAGCACGGCGCGAAATGGTGGCGGCGGCACAGGCGCTTGTGGCGCAGGATCCGACAGTCGGCGCAATCATTCTGGAATGCACCAATATGGTGCCCTACAGCGCTGACATTGCACGGGCCACAGGGCGGCCCGTCTTCACCATCTATACCTAT
This DNA window, taken from Sulfitobacter pacificus, encodes the following:
- a CDS encoding aspartate/glutamate racemase family protein, which encodes MQENTPANLGILMLDTRFPRILGDVGNAQTWPFPVRYGVVKDATPQAIVCDDIEPFVQSFIDIGRDLVAQGCRGIATTCGFLALIRPRLAAALGVPVAASALEQAGQIAPMLAPDQRLGVLTISATTLTPAHLTAAGVPAGTPIQGMEGSSFATSILGNKTTLDVTAARREMVAAAQALVAQDPTVGAIILECTNMVPYSADIARATGRPVFTIYTYLRWFHAGLTPRSF
- a CDS encoding TRAP transporter substrate-binding protein, with translation MKLTTKLMTGVATAAVALSGALPVMAGEKWDMPMAYSASNFHSENGVEFANCVAAGTNGDIEITVHAGGSLFAGADIKRAIQTGQVQIGERLLSGHQNENAVFGFDSVPFLAPSFDDSAKLFKAAKPKLDEVLAEQNLTMLYAVPWPPQGLYFNKEVNSVEDMAGTKFRSYNAATARLAELTGMLPVTIEAAELSQAFATGVAESMVSSGATGYDRKVWESLSHFYEVDAWLPYNYVMVNNDVWTDVSDANKAAITSCADEAAARGLQASKDYTKFTMDGLAEGGMTVGPAGETLMSGLREIGATMTSEWLEAAGEDGAAIVDGFKAMQ
- a CDS encoding NAD(P)/FAD-dependent oxidoreductase, whose translation is MTRHVAVIGAGIVGVSTAIWLRRAGIDVTVIDRGAPGSGTSHGNAGVLAACAMVPVTSPGLITKAPGMLLNPDFPLFMRWGYLPKLLPWLRKYVAHANDADTRRIAQGLTPIVGDAVEQHKSLCDDLGLGDWVSESDYCFAYANRAAFEAESYTWALRKEAGFTPMLIEGQEVRDYEPALGPDLGFMAIMKNHGFIRSPGGYVQALAQAFEGMGGTILQAEVKDFDLSGGAVSAVHTTQGTVHCTEVVLATGVWSKPMMAKLGLNVPLESERGYHIVFEDATGGPARPTMVASGKFVATPMEQGVRCAGIVEFGGLEARASKAPLAFLRRHAAKAFPNLKAKSEVEWLGHRPATSDSLPLIGQVGDTKVYTAFGHHHIGLTGGPKTGRLVAGLIAGAQVNTDLAPYHPQRFSTKT